One Pseudomonas entomophila genomic window carries:
- the gshA gene encoding glutamate--cysteine ligase, producing the protein MSDLLNRRLSLLGDNIDLLKQCLHGIERECLRVTNDGRLAQTPHPEALGSALTNEQITTDYSESLLEFITPALADPAKVLESLDQIHRFVYTKLGDEYLWSPSMPCALPAEEDIPIAEYGSSNIGKLKHVYRKGLALRYGRTMQCIAGIHYNFSLPEALWPLLREAEGGKENDRDYQSSAYIALIRNFRRYSWLLMYLFGASPTLDKGFLRGRPHQLEELDEQTLYLPYATSLRMSDLGYQSNAQAGLTPCYNNLASYTDSLRRAVGTPYPPYVEVGTHKDGEWVQLNTNILQIENEYYSNIRPKRVTYTGERPIQALMSRGVQYVEVRCLDINPFLPVGIDLSEARFLDAFLLFCALEESPQLDNGECGQCTDNFLTVVKEGRRPGLELRRDGQPVALKTWATELIERIGQLAGLLDRAHGGNAHAKALEAQQAKVNDPELTPSAQVLARMTEHDETFVQFSLRQSRLHAETFREQPLPAERQLAFETLARESLAEQSRLEQQEVGDFDLFVGAYQASILAISN; encoded by the coding sequence TTGAGCGACCTCCTCAACCGCCGCCTGAGCCTGCTCGGCGACAATATCGACCTGCTCAAGCAGTGCCTGCACGGCATTGAGCGCGAATGCCTGCGCGTGACCAACGACGGTCGCCTGGCCCAGACCCCGCACCCCGAGGCCCTGGGTTCGGCGCTGACCAACGAGCAGATCACCACCGACTATTCCGAGTCGCTGCTGGAGTTCATCACCCCGGCCCTGGCGGACCCTGCCAAGGTGCTCGAGAGCCTCGACCAGATCCACCGCTTCGTCTACACCAAGCTGGGCGACGAATACCTGTGGAGCCCGTCGATGCCCTGCGCACTGCCGGCCGAGGAAGACATCCCGATCGCCGAATACGGCAGCTCGAACATCGGCAAGCTCAAGCACGTGTACCGCAAGGGCCTCGCCCTGCGTTACGGCCGCACCATGCAGTGCATCGCCGGCATCCACTACAACTTCTCCCTGCCCGAGGCGCTGTGGCCGTTGCTGCGCGAAGCCGAAGGCGGAAAGGAGAACGACCGCGACTACCAGTCCTCGGCCTACATCGCGCTGATCCGCAACTTCCGCCGCTACAGCTGGCTGCTGATGTACCTGTTCGGTGCCTCGCCGACCCTGGACAAAGGCTTCCTGCGCGGCCGCCCGCACCAGCTCGAAGAACTGGATGAACAGACGCTCTACCTGCCCTACGCCACCAGCCTGCGCATGAGCGACCTGGGCTACCAGAGCAACGCCCAGGCCGGCCTCACCCCCTGCTACAACAACCTGGCCAGCTACACCGACAGCCTGCGCAGGGCCGTGGGCACACCCTACCCGCCCTATGTCGAAGTCGGCACGCACAAGGATGGCGAGTGGGTGCAGCTGAACACCAACATCCTGCAGATCGAGAACGAGTACTACTCGAACATCCGCCCCAAGCGCGTCACCTACACTGGCGAGCGGCCGATCCAGGCCCTGATGTCCCGTGGCGTGCAGTACGTGGAAGTGCGCTGCCTGGATATCAACCCGTTCCTGCCGGTAGGCATCGACCTGTCCGAGGCGCGTTTCCTCGACGCCTTCCTGCTGTTCTGCGCGCTGGAAGAAAGCCCTCAACTGGACAACGGTGAATGCGGCCAATGCACCGACAACTTCCTCACCGTGGTCAAGGAAGGCCGTCGCCCTGGCCTGGAACTGCGCCGTGACGGCCAGCCAGTCGCGCTGAAGACCTGGGCCACCGAGCTGATCGAACGTATCGGCCAGCTGGCCGGCCTGCTCGACCGCGCCCACGGCGGCAACGCCCATGCCAAAGCCCTGGAAGCACAGCAGGCCAAGGTCAACGACCCTGAGCTGACGCCGTCGGCCCAGGTGCTGGCGCGCATGACCGAACATGACGAGACCTTCGTCCAGTTCTCCCTGCGCCAGAGCCGCCTGCACGCCGAAACCTTCCGTGAGCAGCCACTGCCCGCCGAACGCCAGCTGGCTTTCGAGACCCTCGCCCGAGAGTCCCTGGCCGAGCAGTCGCGCCTGGAGCAACAGGAAGTCGGTGACTTCGACCTGTTCGTCGGCGCCTACCAGGCCAGCATCCTGGCGATCAGCAACTGA
- a CDS encoding PaaI family thioesterase, whose translation MDVAPEHVESAFSQLLGCRLQRLDTGVAEVALALEPHLRNRGQKLHGGAIFSLVDIAMGLACSASHGFDQQSVTIECKINYMRAVSEGEVLCTARVLHAGRRTLVVDADVLQGDKLVAKAQGTFAVL comes from the coding sequence ATGGACGTCGCGCCGGAGCACGTCGAAAGCGCCTTCAGCCAGCTCCTGGGCTGCCGCCTGCAACGCCTGGACACGGGCGTGGCCGAGGTGGCCCTGGCGCTGGAGCCGCACCTGCGCAACCGTGGCCAGAAGCTGCACGGCGGGGCGATCTTCAGCCTGGTGGACATCGCCATGGGCCTGGCCTGCTCGGCCAGCCATGGCTTCGACCAGCAAAGCGTGACCATCGAGTGCAAGATCAACTACATGCGCGCCGTCAGCGAGGGCGAGGTGCTGTGCACCGCCCGCGTGCTGCATGCCGGACGGCGCACGCTGGTGGTCGACGCCGACGTGCTTCAGGGCGACAAACTGGTGGCCAAGGCGCAGGGAACCTTCGCGGTTCTCTAG
- a CDS encoding Tex family protein produces the protein MDSINSRIAEELGVRPQQVEAAVGLLDEGSTVPFIARYRKEVTGSLDDTQLRHLEERLRYLRELDERRASILASIEEQGKLTPELAREIKLADTKTRLEDLYLPYKQKRRTKGQIALEAGLGELADGLFNDPQLNPESEAARFVDAEKGVADVKAALEGAKYILMERFAEDAALLDKLRNFLKQEAVLTARVVAGKEEEGAKFRDYFAHDELLRTAPSHRALAIFRGRNEGVLSASLKVGEELPGTLHPCELMIGNHVGIENRNRPADKWLGEVVRWTWKVKLYTHLETDLFGELRDNAEGEAINVFAHNLHDLLLAAPAGPRATLGFDPGLRTGCKIAVVDATGKLLDHTTVYPHAPKNDWDRTISIMAALCAKHSVELIAIGNGTASRESDKLVAELVKKYPALKITKIMVSEAGASVYSASELAAREFPDLDVSIRGAVSIARRLQDPLAELVKIDPKSIGVGQYQHDVSQVKLARGLDAVVEDCVNAVGVDVNTASVALLTRISGLNATLAQNIVAHRDANGPFATRAALKKVSRLGEKTFEQAAGFLRVMNGDNPLDASAVHPEAYPLVQRIAADTGRDIRSLIGDSGFLKRLDPKKFTDESFGLPTVTDILQELDKPGRDPRPEFKTATFQDGVEDLKDLEPGMILEGVVTNVTNFGAFVDIGVHQDGLVHISALSEKFVKDPREAVKAGDVVKVKVMEVDIPRKRVGLSMRMSDTPGEKVEGNRGGNRAGNGGNRQQQAPRPREATTAAPANNAMAALFANAKQLKKK, from the coding sequence ATGGACAGCATCAACAGCCGTATCGCCGAGGAACTGGGCGTACGCCCGCAACAGGTCGAAGCGGCCGTGGGCCTGTTGGACGAAGGCTCGACCGTGCCCTTCATCGCCCGTTACCGCAAGGAAGTGACCGGCAGCCTGGACGACACCCAACTGCGCCACCTGGAAGAGCGCCTGCGCTATCTGCGCGAACTCGACGAGCGCCGCGCCAGCATCCTGGCCAGCATCGAGGAACAAGGCAAGCTGACCCCGGAGCTGGCCCGCGAGATCAAGCTGGCCGACACCAAGACCCGCCTCGAAGACCTCTACCTGCCGTACAAGCAGAAGCGCCGCACCAAGGGCCAGATCGCCCTGGAAGCTGGCCTGGGCGAGTTGGCCGACGGCCTGTTCAACGACCCGCAGCTGAACCCAGAAAGCGAAGCCGCACGCTTCGTTGACGCCGAGAAAGGCGTGGCCGACGTCAAGGCCGCTCTGGAAGGCGCCAAGTACATCCTCATGGAGCGCTTCGCCGAAGACGCCGCCTTGCTCGACAAGCTGCGCAACTTCCTCAAGCAGGAAGCGGTGCTGACCGCCCGCGTGGTGGCCGGCAAGGAAGAGGAAGGCGCCAAGTTCCGCGACTACTTCGCCCACGATGAACTGCTGCGCACCGCGCCGTCGCACCGTGCCCTGGCAATCTTCCGCGGCCGTAACGAAGGCGTGCTGAGCGCCTCGCTCAAGGTCGGCGAGGAGCTACCGGGCACCCTGCACCCATGCGAGCTGATGATCGGCAACCATGTCGGCATCGAGAACCGCAACCGCCCGGCCGACAAGTGGTTAGGCGAGGTGGTGCGCTGGACCTGGAAGGTCAAGCTGTACACCCACCTGGAAACCGACCTGTTCGGCGAACTGCGCGACAACGCAGAAGGCGAGGCCATCAACGTCTTCGCCCACAACCTGCACGACCTGCTGCTGGCCGCCCCGGCCGGCCCGCGCGCAACGCTGGGCTTCGACCCGGGCCTGCGCACCGGCTGCAAGATCGCCGTGGTCGATGCCACCGGCAAGCTGCTGGACCACACCACGGTCTACCCGCACGCGCCGAAGAACGATTGGGACCGCACCATCTCGATCATGGCCGCGCTGTGCGCCAAGCACTCGGTCGAGCTGATCGCCATCGGCAACGGCACCGCCAGCCGCGAGAGCGACAAGCTGGTGGCCGAGCTGGTCAAGAAATACCCAGCCCTGAAGATCACCAAGATCATGGTCTCCGAGGCCGGCGCCTCGGTGTACTCGGCGTCGGAGCTGGCAGCCCGCGAGTTCCCCGACCTGGATGTGTCGATCCGTGGCGCCGTGTCCATCGCCCGCCGCCTGCAGGACCCGCTGGCGGAACTGGTGAAGATCGACCCGAAATCCATCGGCGTCGGCCAGTACCAGCACGATGTTTCACAGGTGAAGCTGGCCCGTGGCCTGGACGCCGTGGTCGAGGACTGCGTGAACGCCGTGGGCGTGGACGTCAACACCGCCTCGGTGGCGCTGCTGACGCGCATCTCCGGCCTAAACGCCACCCTGGCGCAGAACATCGTCGCCCACCGCGACGCCAACGGCCCGTTCGCCACCCGCGCCGCCCTCAAGAAAGTCAGCCGCCTGGGCGAGAAGACCTTCGAACAGGCCGCCGGCTTCCTGCGCGTGATGAACGGCGACAACCCGCTGGACGCCTCGGCGGTGCACCCGGAGGCCTACCCGCTGGTGCAGCGCATCGCCGCCGACACCGGCCGCGATATCCGTTCGCTGATCGGCGACAGCGGCTTCCTCAAGCGCCTGGACCCGAAGAAGTTCACCGACGAAAGCTTCGGCCTCCCAACCGTCACCGACATTCTCCAGGAGCTGGACAAGCCCGGCCGCGACCCGCGCCCGGAGTTCAAGACCGCCACCTTCCAGGACGGCGTCGAGGACCTCAAGGACCTGGAGCCGGGCATGATCCTCGAAGGCGTGGTGACCAACGTCACCAACTTCGGTGCCTTCGTCGACATCGGTGTGCACCAGGATGGCCTGGTACATATCTCGGCGTTGTCGGAGAAGTTCGTCAAAGATCCGCGTGAAGCGGTCAAGGCCGGTGACGTGGTAAAGGTGAAGGTCATGGAAGTGGACATTCCGCGCAAGCGCGTAGGCCTGTCCATGCGCATGAGCGACACCCCGGGCGAGAAGGTCGAAGGCAACCGTGGCGGTAATCGCGCTGGCAATGGCGGCAACCGCCAGCAGCAGGCCCCACGTCCACGCGAAGCCACCACTGCGGCACCGGCCAACAACGCCATGGCGGCACTGTTCGCCAACGCCAAGCAACTGAAGAAGAAGTGA
- the ompR gene encoding osmolarity response regulator transcription factor OmpR has translation MTSTANAVEGDKILIVDDDPGLSSLLDRFFTSKGFRVRTVPNVEQMDRLLAREVFNLVVLDLMLPGEDGLSACKRLRASNNQIPIIMLTAKGDELSRIKGLELGADDYLAKPFNPDELVARVKAVLRRQAPSVPGAPGSEEETVTFGDYELSLATRELKRGEETHMLTTGEFAVLKALVMHAREPLTRDKLMNLARGREWDALERSIDVQISRLRRMIEPDPSKPRYIQTVWGVGYVFVPDGNAGK, from the coding sequence ATGACCAGCACCGCAAACGCCGTAGAAGGCGACAAGATTCTCATCGTCGACGACGACCCGGGCCTGAGCAGCCTGCTGGACCGTTTCTTCACCAGCAAGGGCTTCCGTGTCCGCACCGTACCGAACGTCGAACAGATGGACCGCCTGCTGGCCCGTGAAGTGTTCAACCTGGTGGTGCTCGACCTGATGCTGCCGGGCGAGGATGGCCTGTCCGCCTGCAAGCGCCTGCGCGCGTCGAACAACCAGATCCCGATCATCATGCTCACCGCCAAGGGCGATGAGCTCAGCCGTATCAAGGGCCTGGAACTGGGCGCCGACGACTATCTGGCCAAGCCGTTCAACCCCGACGAACTGGTGGCCCGGGTCAAGGCCGTGCTGCGCCGCCAGGCCCCGAGCGTGCCGGGCGCCCCGGGCAGCGAGGAAGAGACCGTGACCTTCGGCGACTACGAGTTGTCGCTGGCCACCCGCGAACTCAAGCGCGGTGAAGAGACGCACATGCTTACCACCGGCGAGTTCGCCGTGCTCAAGGCCCTGGTGATGCACGCCCGCGAACCGCTGACCCGCGACAAGCTGATGAACCTGGCCCGCGGTCGCGAATGGGACGCCCTGGAGCGCTCCATCGACGTGCAGATCTCGCGCCTGCGCCGCATGATCGAACCCGATCCGTCCAAACCCCGCTACATCCAGACCGTATGGGGTGTGGGTTACGTCTTCGTGCCGGACGGAAACGCCGGCAAATGA
- a CDS encoding ATP-binding protein, with protein sequence MKTPLWFPQSFFARTLWLVLIVVLFSKALTLVYLLMNEDVLVDRQYSHGVALTLRAYWAADEENRDKIAEAAGLIRVTGSGVPEGEQHWPYSEIYQRQMQAELGDDTEVRLRIHAPPALWVNAPSLGPGWLKVPLYPHPLRGQKIWNVLGWFLAIGLLSTASAWIFVRQLNQPLKRLVFAARQLGQGRSVRLPISDTPSEMTEVYRAFNQMAEDVEQAGRERELMLAGVSHDLRTPLTRLRLSLSLMGNESDLSDDMVRDIEDMDAILDQFLAFIRDGRDEPVEEVDLNDLIYEVVAPYNQHKEQVRLCLEPIPPFPLRRVSLKRMLGNLIGNALHHAGKGVEVAAYVSGDQSAPYVVLSVLDRGAGIDESELETIFNPFIRGDRARGGKGTGLGLAIVKRIAAQHGGNVELRNRSGGGIEARVRLPLGLLLPRNAV encoded by the coding sequence ATGAAAACCCCTCTCTGGTTCCCGCAAAGCTTCTTCGCCCGCACCTTGTGGCTGGTGCTGATCGTCGTGCTATTCTCCAAGGCCCTGACCCTCGTCTACCTGCTGATGAACGAGGACGTGCTGGTCGACCGTCAGTACAGCCACGGCGTGGCACTGACGTTGCGCGCTTATTGGGCGGCGGATGAAGAGAACCGCGACAAGATCGCCGAGGCCGCGGGCCTGATCCGGGTCACCGGCTCCGGTGTGCCGGAGGGCGAGCAGCACTGGCCTTACAGTGAAATCTATCAACGCCAGATGCAGGCCGAACTGGGCGATGACACCGAAGTGCGCCTGCGCATCCACGCGCCGCCCGCGCTCTGGGTGAACGCCCCGAGCCTGGGCCCTGGCTGGCTGAAGGTGCCTCTGTATCCGCACCCGCTGCGCGGGCAGAAGATCTGGAACGTGCTCGGCTGGTTCCTGGCCATCGGCCTGTTGTCCACGGCTTCGGCGTGGATCTTCGTGCGCCAGCTCAACCAGCCGCTCAAGCGCCTGGTGTTCGCCGCTCGCCAGCTGGGCCAGGGGCGCAGTGTGCGCCTGCCCATCAGTGATACCCCCAGCGAGATGACCGAGGTTTACCGCGCCTTCAACCAGATGGCCGAAGACGTCGAGCAGGCCGGGCGCGAACGTGAGTTGATGCTGGCCGGTGTGTCCCATGATTTGCGCACGCCACTTACAAGGCTGCGTTTGTCGCTGTCGCTGATGGGTAACGAAAGCGACCTCAGCGACGACATGGTCCGTGACATCGAGGACATGGACGCGATTCTCGACCAGTTCCTGGCCTTCATTCGTGACGGGCGCGACGAGCCGGTGGAGGAGGTCGACCTGAACGACCTGATCTACGAAGTGGTGGCGCCCTACAACCAGCACAAGGAGCAGGTGCGCCTGTGCCTGGAGCCGATTCCGCCCTTCCCGCTGCGCCGGGTGTCGCTCAAGCGCATGCTCGGCAACCTGATCGGCAACGCCTTGCACCATGCCGGCAAGGGTGTCGAGGTGGCAGCTTATGTGTCGGGCGACCAGAGCGCGCCCTATGTGGTGCTCAGCGTGCTGGACCGTGGCGCGGGGATCGACGAGTCGGAGCTGGAGACCATCTTCAACCCGTTCATTCGCGGTGATCGGGCGCGGGGCGGCAAGGGCACGGGGCTGGGGTTGGCGATCGTCAAACGAATTGCCGCGCAGCACGGTGGCAATGTTGAGTTGCGCAACCGCTCCGGTGGTGGAATCGAGGCGCGGGTGAGGTTGCCGCTGGGGCTGTTGCTGCCGCGCAACGCCGTTTGA
- the rimK gene encoding 30S ribosomal protein S6--L-glutamate ligase, with the protein MKIAVLSRNPRLYSTRRLVEAGTQRGHEVVVIDTLRAYMNIASHKPQIHYRGKPLEGFDAVIPRIGASVTFYGCAVLRQFEMMGVYPLNESVAIARSRDKLRSLQLLSRRGIGLPITGFAHSPDDIPDLIQMVNGAPLVIKVLEGTQGIGVVLCETTKAAESVIEAFMGLKQNIMVQEYIKEAGGADIRCFVVGDKVIASMKRQAKPGEFRSNLHRGGVASLIKITPEERMTAIRAAKVMGLSVAGVDILRSNHGPLVMEVNSSPGLEGIEVTTGKDVAGMIIEHLEKNSGPNQTRTKGKG; encoded by the coding sequence ATGAAGATCGCTGTGCTGTCGCGCAATCCGCGTCTGTATTCCACCCGCCGCCTGGTCGAGGCCGGTACCCAGCGGGGCCATGAAGTGGTGGTGATCGACACGCTCCGGGCCTATATGAACATTGCCAGCCACAAGCCGCAGATCCACTACCGCGGCAAGCCGCTGGAGGGTTTCGACGCGGTGATCCCGCGCATCGGTGCCTCGGTCACCTTCTACGGCTGCGCGGTGCTGCGCCAGTTCGAGATGATGGGGGTCTACCCGCTCAACGAGTCGGTGGCCATCGCCCGCTCGCGGGACAAGCTGCGCTCCCTGCAGCTGTTGTCGCGCCGCGGCATCGGCCTGCCCATCACCGGCTTCGCCCACTCCCCGGACGACATCCCCGACCTGATCCAGATGGTCAACGGCGCCCCCCTGGTGATCAAGGTGCTCGAAGGCACCCAAGGCATCGGCGTGGTGCTGTGCGAGACCACCAAGGCTGCAGAGTCGGTAATCGAGGCGTTCATGGGCCTAAAGCAGAACATCATGGTCCAGGAGTACATCAAGGAGGCCGGCGGCGCCGATATCCGCTGCTTCGTGGTGGGCGACAAGGTCATCGCCTCGATGAAACGCCAGGCCAAGCCGGGCGAGTTCCGCTCCAACCTGCATCGCGGCGGCGTGGCCAGCCTGATCAAGATCACCCCCGAGGAACGCATGACCGCCATTCGCGCGGCCAAGGTGATGGGCTTGAGCGTGGCGGGCGTGGATATCCTGCGGTCGAACCATGGGCCGCTGGTGATGGAGGTGAACTCGTCACCGGGGCTTGAGGGGATCGAAGTGACTACCGGCAAGGATGTGGCCGGGATGATCATCGAGCATCTGGAGAAGAACAGCGGGCCGAATCAGACGCGGACCAAGGGTAAGGGTTGA
- a CDS encoding ATP-dependent zinc protease family protein, whose translation MKTFDHLTVIGLREWVALPDLGVAGLRAKIDTGASTSSLHATDVEPFERDGQQWVRFTAHLGSVVQLRHRRCEAPLVTMKTIKSSNGHAQARYVIRTSLALGDRVWEVEFTLACRKNMRYRLLLGSKALIHGQLVVNPGLKYVQDKPAFPATLSPVTGAA comes from the coding sequence GTGAAGACATTTGACCACCTGACTGTGATCGGCCTGCGCGAGTGGGTCGCCCTGCCCGATCTCGGTGTCGCCGGCCTGCGCGCCAAGATCGACACCGGCGCCAGCACCTCCAGCCTGCACGCCACCGACGTCGAGCCCTTCGAACGCGACGGCCAGCAGTGGGTGCGCTTCACCGCGCACCTGGGCTCGGTGGTGCAACTGCGCCATCGCCGCTGCGAGGCGCCGCTGGTAACCATGAAGACCATCAAGAGCTCCAACGGCCACGCCCAGGCGCGCTACGTCATTCGCACCAGCCTGGCGCTGGGCGACCGGGTCTGGGAGGTCGAGTTCACCCTCGCCTGCCGCAAGAACATGCGCTACCGGTTGTTGCTTGGTTCCAAGGCGCTCATCCACGGCCAGCTGGTGGTCAACCCCGGCCTCAAGTACGTCCAGGACAAACCGGCCTTCCCGGCCACCCTTTCCCCTGTCACAGGTGCTGCATGA
- a CDS encoding RNA-binding S4 domain-containing protein, whose translation MAQKPEDDDKVRLDKWLWAARFYKTRALAKAAIESGKVHCRGERCKPGKEPRVGDEFVLRTGFDERTVVVKALSVVRRGAPEAQTLYEETSESVKRREQAAEMRKAGAMGVTTDGRPTKKQRRQIHQLHGSFE comes from the coding sequence ATGGCACAAAAGCCTGAAGACGACGACAAGGTGCGCCTGGACAAGTGGCTGTGGGCCGCGCGTTTCTACAAGACCCGCGCCCTGGCCAAGGCGGCCATCGAGAGCGGCAAGGTGCACTGCCGGGGTGAACGTTGCAAACCGGGCAAGGAGCCGCGGGTGGGCGACGAGTTCGTGCTGCGTACAGGCTTCGACGAGCGCACCGTGGTGGTGAAGGCATTGTCGGTGGTGCGGCGTGGGGCGCCGGAGGCGCAGACCCTGTATGAGGAAACGTCCGAGAGCGTGAAGCGGCGCGAGCAGGCCGCTGAAATGCGCAAGGCGGGGGCGATGGGCGTGACCACCGATGGGCGGCCGACCAAGAAGCAGCGGCGGCAGATTCACCAGCTGCATGGCAGTTTCGAGTAG
- a CDS encoding phosphatase PAP2 family protein, producing MDNRPLFQARWSWGPLVACTLLPIALLCFWLWPVGQILCLTFDEWLFHSLNAPLADNVVWRSIWAVGSLRPFDILVGLIMLSLLVRGDWVFKAIHVRQAFFAFLVTLLLLVVIRALFSKWVSAMGWQHNSPSMVFDNAVHLSDYYPNLEKKWELKDRSSQSFPGDHASVLLIWALFMSLFSRRLVQHLAIWSLACLFMLPRLVAGAHWGQDDYIGGLLMAVLALGWSCHTPLAAKASAALVRWTAPLFDLLGKLPLVGRMSVIRAA from the coding sequence ATGGATAATCGACCACTGTTCCAAGCAAGGTGGTCCTGGGGCCCTTTGGTAGCCTGCACGCTCCTGCCCATCGCACTACTGTGTTTCTGGTTGTGGCCCGTTGGCCAGATCCTTTGCCTGACTTTCGACGAGTGGCTGTTCCACAGCCTCAATGCCCCGCTGGCCGACAACGTGGTCTGGCGCTCCATCTGGGCGGTCGGTAGCCTGCGGCCGTTCGACATCCTGGTCGGGTTGATCATGCTGTCGCTGCTGGTTCGCGGCGATTGGGTGTTCAAGGCCATCCATGTTCGCCAGGCGTTTTTCGCCTTCCTGGTGACCCTGCTCCTCTTAGTGGTGATTCGCGCGCTGTTTTCCAAGTGGGTCAGCGCAATGGGCTGGCAACACAATAGCCCATCGATGGTGTTCGACAATGCCGTGCACCTGAGCGACTACTACCCGAACCTGGAAAAGAAGTGGGAGCTCAAGGACCGTTCCAGCCAGAGTTTCCCGGGCGACCACGCCTCGGTGCTGCTGATCTGGGCGCTGTTCATGAGCCTGTTCAGCCGACGCCTGGTACAGCACCTGGCGATCTGGTCGCTGGCCTGCCTGTTCATGCTGCCGCGCCTGGTGGCGGGCGCGCACTGGGGGCAGGACGACTACATCGGCGGGTTGCTGATGGCCGTGCTGGCCTTGGGTTGGAGCTGCCACACGCCGCTGGCAGCCAAAGCCAGCGCGGCACTGGTGCGCTGGACGGCGCCGCTGTTTGATCTGCTCGGCAAGCTGCCGCTGGTCGGGCGGATGAGCGTGATCCGCGCAGCCTGA
- the hslO gene encoding Hsp33 family molecular chaperone HslO has product MSDLPDTDFTQRFLFDDRDVRGEMVALERSYAEVLAKHAYPRPVQHLLGELMAAAALLVGTLKFDGLLVLQAQSQGPVPLLAIEYTSEHDIRGLARFEADQIKDDARLADLMPGGHLVLTIIPVNGQRYQGTVELDGQDLSECFTNYFVMSQQVNTSISLTADGARARGLLVQQLPAEIHKDIEEREESWAHVKALANTVKAEELLGLDNETVLHRLYHEDAVRLFDIQPLRFRCSCSRERSSNALVSLGEQDAKALVEECGGQVEIDCQFCNERYLFDASDVAQLFAGGGTDVPSETQH; this is encoded by the coding sequence ATGAGCGACTTGCCAGATACAGATTTCACCCAACGCTTCCTGTTCGACGACCGCGACGTACGCGGCGAGATGGTCGCGCTGGAACGCAGCTACGCCGAAGTGCTGGCCAAGCACGCTTACCCGCGCCCGGTCCAACACCTGCTGGGCGAACTGATGGCCGCCGCCGCGCTGCTGGTCGGCACCCTCAAGTTCGATGGGTTGCTGGTCCTCCAGGCGCAGTCCCAGGGCCCTGTGCCGCTGCTGGCCATTGAATACACCAGCGAGCACGACATCCGCGGCCTGGCACGCTTCGAGGCCGACCAGATCAAGGATGACGCACGCCTTGCCGACCTGATGCCAGGCGGTCACCTGGTGCTGACCATCATTCCGGTCAACGGCCAGCGTTACCAGGGCACCGTCGAGCTGGACGGCCAGGACCTGTCGGAGTGCTTCACCAACTACTTCGTCATGTCCCAGCAGGTGAACACCAGCATCTCCCTGACCGCCGATGGCGCTCGCGCCCGTGGTCTTCTTGTGCAGCAACTGCCGGCTGAAATCCACAAGGATATCGAAGAGCGCGAGGAAAGCTGGGCCCACGTCAAGGCCCTCGCCAACACCGTCAAGGCCGAGGAACTGCTCGGCCTGGACAACGAAACCGTGCTGCACCGCCTGTACCACGAGGACGCGGTTCGTCTGTTCGACATCCAGCCGCTACGCTTCCGTTGCAGCTGCTCGCGCGAGCGCTCCAGCAACGCCCTGGTCAGCCTCGGCGAGCAGGATGCCAAGGCGTTGGTCGAGGAATGCGGCGGCCAGGTCGAGATCGATTGCCAGTTCTGCAACGAGCGCTATCTCTTCGATGCGAGCGATGTTGCGCAATTGTTCGCGGGTGGTGGTACTGACGTACCGTCAGAAACTCAGCACTGA